The following is a genomic window from Mustela lutreola isolate mMusLut2 chromosome 5, mMusLut2.pri, whole genome shotgun sequence.
TCTTCTCCAGTTTAGTCCTAGGTAATATGTTTTTGGAATGTTTTATGCACCATCATTCTTAGTAAATTATGAGTTCAGTCAGGCAGTTAGGAATGAGATAATTGGGAATATCCTAGTTATTGATATGACACAAAATATCCTACAAAATGTGTAAGTCAGGTGCTTtgtgggaggagaggaaaaaggagagggagagagacagaatatccaagcagactctgtgctgaacaggAAGACCCATGGTGGGGGGTCCACCCcataaccctgaggtcatgattgaagccaaaatcaagagttggacactaaactgactgagccatccagacatccctTGTTATATTCTGTtcatgaatataaatgaaaagtCTAGTTCAAGAAAGAGACTCTACTTCAGTaataaaagaagtagaaaaatcccAACATCAATGTATCTGTTTTTcacctactctttttttttttttttttttttttttttgtatgtacaGATGGCACATGGTGCCAATTTTATTTGCAGTTATTATAGTACTCCAACTCATGTTTACAGGTTACACCTTTGCCACAGCCTTGGCTAAATCTTGAACTAGTGCAGAATTTAGCTGTGCCAGCGTGCTGATCTTTGCGTGCTTAGATGTGGCATACTTGTTCTTGATGGTCATGTGCTTTGTAAGTCCACGATTCACCATGACTATATTCTTAGCTAGGTGTTGCATAACACTTAGAAGGGATTCTTCAGTGTATGATAGATAATGCTGTAGAGTTGGTGTCCATTCACCGTTATCAAGAATTTTCAGTGCTAAGCAAAAAGCTCCTGCTGCAATCTGAGAAGGAGGAAAGTGCACCATATCGTAGTCCAACATAGTTAGTTCCATCAGGTATTTGGCCAAAGTATGTTGCTCAACATCAACCTCTCCGATCTTAGATGCTCTCCGAAGGAAATGCAGGGGTAGAGGGCGGCCCAGACCAAAATTTAAAGATCTTAGAATCTTCATTTCCATCTGTCTGATTTGGTGCTTAGTATAAGTGTTGTCAGTCACAAAGGCAAAGTCACCAATTTCTGGAGGGTACATTTCTTCATATTTGCTTGCAATAAACATGGCAGTGACACCAACCAGCTGCAGCATCTTCTTGGGCACACAATTATTCTGCATGAACCGATCAATAATGGAAACAGTCATGTACATGGTCTCCTGAAGTAACCTGAACTTCATCTGAACCTGTACTAGCCAGTCAATAAGGATAGCTCTCATGTTTCCAGTGACTTCACGACCCAGTAGGTATTTTGGTCTGATGGCTTGCTCTTCCTCAAGTTGTCTCAGATAAGCATAAATATCTTTCACATATTCACTACAAAGGTTTGGATCAGCTCCATCTTCGGCATCCACATCATTCACTGCAAGAATTACATCAGAGAATGCCTGACACAGATATTCTTCTGCAGGGGCACATCCAGATGTTTCCATTGGGCTTGGAGAGGGAGTATCAACCAAAATAGGCTCAGGcgaaagtttttcttctttaacgggctcaggttctggctcaggttctggctcaggttctgGCACAGGCTCGGGTGCCTTCTCCAGAGGTTTAGGTAATTTTTTAGCAATAACTTTTCCAGGAACCAaagtttttgcttcctttttcagAGGCAATTTGGCCTGTGGTTGTTCGCTGACTTTGTTACCAATGTCTCCGAGGGCTGTTCT
Proteins encoded in this region:
- the LOC131832262 gene encoding G2/mitotic-specific cyclin-B1 is translated as MALRVTRNAKVNVENKAKISMAGAKRVPLATTAASKPGLRPRTALGDIGNKVSEQPQAKLPLKKEAKTLVPGKVIAKKLPKPLEKAPEPVPEPEPEPEPEPEPVKEEKLSPEPILVDTPSPSPMETSGCAPAEEYLCQAFSDVILAVNDVDAEDGADPNLCSEYVKDIYAYLRQLEEEQAIRPKYLLGREVTGNMRAILIDWLVQVQMKFRLLQETMYMTVSIIDRFMQNNCVPKKMLQLVGVTAMFIASKYEEMYPPEIGDFAFVTDNTYTKHQIRQMEMKILRSLNFGLGRPLPLHFLRRASKIGEVDVEQHTLAKYLMELTMLDYDMVHFPPSQIAAGAFCLALKILDNGEWTPTLQHYLSYTEESLLSVMQHLAKNIVMVNRGLTKHMTIKNKYATSKHAKISTLAQLNSALVQDLAKAVAKV